CCGTCTGCTGTTGGGATCTCCCTATCTTGGCAAGGTGCAAATTTCCTATATCCGCACCATGGTAATGAAATCGGTAACCCAGTTTTCGGCATTTCGTCTTCCTGCCGTAATCATCATGGATGAATACAACGCTGCGGTTGTTATGTCGCTGGACGAAAGGGGGTACCGGGTCGAACAGATTGTCTTCAGCGATGATTCACGTCTTGATGCTGAAACCCGACTTGGCAGAATACAGGCTATTAACAACTTTACTGCCGAAATCAACCAGAGGAATAACCAGGTATTTGAAAACAGACTGAAGAAATATTTTGGAAAGTAGTTTTTTATAATTCCATATTGCAGGACATCTGAACAGCCTGTTGATGATTGATTCAGCCATGTTTTGCCGTCACATTAATATGCTCAGATCCTTTCTGGTTGTCATAAGGGCAAAAAAAAGCTGCCCCGTTCAGGAGGCAGCCTCAGAGTAGGAATAATTGGTTAGTTAGTCAGTAGTTTATTCTGGTTAGTGGGTTCAAAAATAAACCAATTTCGAAGATAGCAAAATGTTTTATAACAACCTGCTTCGGCTCAATCTTTTTAGCCGAGATTAGTCAATAGAAACACAAAAAATATTTAAACAACTTGTTTCTATTGACTTATCGAGGCAGTCCCCGACTGATAAAATCTGATTAGATTTTGTTAATCGATTCGTCAATTGAGTTTTTCAATTGACGAATTTGGGTTTAGTTCTTTCTGTTTTCTTCCTGCCTGATATCCTTTCCTGTAGCAAAGTCCCAGATGGTAAGGTAGGCCAGGCGAATAATTTCAGTTGTTTTTCTTATGTCGGCCTTTTCGGCATGATCATACGGGGTATGGTACTCATCATGCCATCCTGCCATGAAATAAATGATGGGAATATTCTTTTCGGCAAAAGGTGTATGGTCACTTCCGCCGCGCGGTTTTTCCGAAGGCCGGAAAGCAACATTAAGACCAATCTGCACATCTGTTACCTTTTCTGATGCAGTATTTTCAAGGGTCTTATAGGCCTTTGTGTAGCTCATTGTGCATTGGTTTCTGAGCGAATCATCCGGCGAATTCCGGGAAATCATGTCAAAATTCACGTAAAGTAAGGTTTTGTCAATAGGCCTGAAGGGATGTGAAACGTAATAATAAGATCCGAGAAGTCCTTTTTCTTCTCCTGTCCATGCGGCGAAAACTATGGAATACTTTGGCCGAATACCGGATGCGGCAAATGCTCTGGCCAGAGTCATTACGGCAACAGTGCCCGATGCATTGTCATCGGCTCCGTTAAATATGTATCCGTTCCAGGTTCCGAGATGGTCGTAATGGGCTCCGATTACAATGGTTCGTGTTGTGTCTTCTCCTTCCATCCAGCCGATTACATTCCGAGCCTTTACAATATGGCTGTTTACTGAAGTTTTGAGATGGGCAGTAAGCGAAGTAAGCTCGCGTGAGGCCGGTTTCATCGTTGCAGTAAGCTGATTCCTCAATACAAGCGGATCGATCCCTGCAGAAGAAAGAACATAATTCATGGCGCGCCGGGAAAGCATGATAACCGGCGGATCCGGGTCCAGTGTATCTCCGGGTATTTTCATGCGGTGTCTGTAAAACTCGTTCGGATCATCTTTCCCTTCGTAAAATCGGTTCTGAAATCTGAATGGGACGTTGGCTGCCCAGTTGTCTGAAAAATCATTCGTGAAGCTGATTTCCATAATCCCCCTTGCTCCCAGTTTTTTGGCTGTGGCATTTTTTGCGCGATTCAGCATGTATTCACCATACCGGTCGCGGGGATGAAATTTTTTCCATGCGGCTGAAGAAGTATCATGTGATCCCGGATATCCCGGCATTCGCAGGATTATGCAACCCCGTACGTTCACTCCTGAAAAGTCATTGTAACCCAGGGAGTCCATAGCCAGGCCATACCCGACAAAAACGATGGGAGCCGTAATGTCCGCGGGAAGATCACCGGTCTCTGCATCAAAATCCGTTTTCCAGGTCAATGGTATCAGCACTCCTTTCTTTTTATCGGAAAAGGAAAGTTCCTGAGTTGCACCAGGCTGATATTCAATAAGATTCATTTTCTGAAAGAATCCTCTTTCCCTTTGTTGGCCCATAGAAGAAGAATTGCGGCTATTCCGCAGAAGTTCGGTATAATCGCCTGCCGGCTTGATTCCATAAAGGCCAAACATGGAAGCAATATAATCGCCGGCCATATATTCGCCTTCCGTCCCTGTAGCCCGCCCCTGCATCCAGTCGGATGCAAGAAAAAATAACTGCTGTTTTACAGCTTCCTCAGTAATCGATTGAAATCCTTTCATCCGCAAATCTTCCTGCGGAAAGGCCTGCAATATAAACAAGCCTGAAATAAGGGCTATAAAAGAAAATTTTTTCACCGTATACAATTTTGATGATGTAGCAGGCAAACTTAAACGAAATCTTTTAGAAATGCTGCAGGTGGGGATGATTTTGTGTTTTTTCAGATAGTTCAGATACTTTTTAGTATTTTTATACCGGAATACTAAAAGCTTTGTGTCCAACAGATGGTGGTTTGTAAGATGTTGAATACCAGTAATAAATCAAAAAAACAACGAACAAAAAATTCGAACAGAAATTTGTGTAATTTTAGGAAGTATGAAATCGCTTATTTCATTACCGGTGAGGGTTTTCCGTTTTTATTATGATGGTTTCAGGGGAATGACAGTGGGCAAGAAACTCTGGATCATCATTCTGATCAAGCTCTTTATATTCTTTTTTGTTTTGAAATTGTTTTTTTTCCCTGATCTTCTGAAAAAGAACTTTCCGGATGACAGGGCGCGGAGCAATTTTGTGATTGAGCAATTAACCAAATAGACTGTTTATGATAGATAATCTTGATCTTTCGCTGGTTAGCTGGTCGCGTGGGCAGTTTGCCCTGACGGCTTTGTATCACTGGCTGTTTGTTCCACTTACGCTCGGATTGAGCTTTCTTCTGGCCATTATGGAAACCATTTATGTGCAGACGGGAAAGGAGGAGTGGAAGCGGCTTACAAAATTCTGGATGACCCTTTTCGGGATCAATTTTGCCATAGGGGTAGCTACCGGTATTATTCTTGAGTTTCAGTTTGGTACCAACTGGTCGAATTATTCCTGGTTTGTGGGTGATATATTCGGGGCCCCGCTGGCTATTGAGGGTATTATGGCCTTTTTCCTTGAGTCAACGTTTATTGCCATCATGTTTTTCGGGTGGAACAAGGTGAGCAAAAAGGTGCATCTGCTTTCAACCTGGCTGGTAGCTTTCGGGGCCAATATTTCGGCCCTGTGGATTCTGGTTGCCAATGCATGGATGCAGTATCCGGCCGGAATGCATTTTAATCCCGACACGGCCCGCAACGAGATGATCAGTTTCTGGGAAGTATTGTTTTCGCCTGTTGCCATAAACAAGTTTTTGCATACCATTTCTTCGGGGTTTATTGTGGGGTCGGTATTTGTTGTATCCATCAGTGCCTGGTTCCTTTTGAAAAGACGGGAAATCTGGATGGCCAAACGAAGCATCCTGATGGCGTCCGTTTTCGGATTACTTGCCTCAATCTATGTAATTTTAACCGGTGATGGCTCATCCCGTCTAATAGCCAGGTATCAGCCCATGAAATTTGCTGCCACGGAGGGACTGTACAAAGGGCAGCAGGGTGCGCCGCTTGCCCTCATTGCATTTTTTAATTCCGGGGCTGACAGTTCCGGACTGAAAGATGCAGGGACGACCATTGAAATTCCAAGGCTCCTTTCTTATATGACCTATTACCGGGGCGATGCCTTTGTCCCTGGAATTCATGATCTGATTCGTGGGAATGAAAAACAAAATATCCTTTCTGCCCAGGAAAAAATCAACCGGGGCCGGATAGCCCGCGAGACCCTCCGAGAATACAAGCTGGCAAAGGAAAATGGCGATACGGCAAAGGCAAATGTTCTTCGTACCCAGTTCGAAAGCCGGGAATTCCTTGATCAATATTTCCGGTATTTCGGGTATAGTTTTCTGAACAATGTCAATTCCATTATTCCCAATGTACCATTGACTTTTTACAGTTTCCGGATCATGGTCGGGCTTGGTTTTTACTTCTTCCTCCTGTTCATTTTTATTTTGCT
Above is a window of Bacteroidales bacterium DNA encoding:
- a CDS encoding M20/M25/M40 family metallo-hydrolase yields the protein MKKFSFIALISGLFILQAFPQEDLRMKGFQSITEEAVKQQLFFLASDWMQGRATGTEGEYMAGDYIASMFGLYGIKPAGDYTELLRNSRNSSSMGQQRERGFFQKMNLIEYQPGATQELSFSDKKKGVLIPLTWKTDFDAETGDLPADITAPIVFVGYGLAMDSLGYNDFSGVNVRGCIILRMPGYPGSHDTSSAAWKKFHPRDRYGEYMLNRAKNATAKKLGARGIMEISFTNDFSDNWAANVPFRFQNRFYEGKDDPNEFYRHRMKIPGDTLDPDPPVIMLSRRAMNYVLSSAGIDPLVLRNQLTATMKPASRELTSLTAHLKTSVNSHIVKARNVIGWMEGEDTTRTIVIGAHYDHLGTWNGYIFNGADDNASGTVAVMTLARAFAASGIRPKYSIVFAAWTGEEKGLLGSYYYVSHPFRPIDKTLLYVNFDMISRNSPDDSLRNQCTMSYTKAYKTLENTASEKVTDVQIGLNVAFRPSEKPRGGSDHTPFAEKNIPIIYFMAGWHDEYHTPYDHAEKADIRKTTEIIRLAYLTIWDFATGKDIRQEENRKN
- a CDS encoding DUF4492 domain-containing protein yields the protein MKSLISLPVRVFRFYYDGFRGMTVGKKLWIIILIKLFIFFFVLKLFFFPDLLKKNFPDDRARSNFVIEQLTK
- a CDS encoding cytochrome ubiquinol oxidase subunit I gives rise to the protein MIDNLDLSLVSWSRGQFALTALYHWLFVPLTLGLSFLLAIMETIYVQTGKEEWKRLTKFWMTLFGINFAIGVATGIILEFQFGTNWSNYSWFVGDIFGAPLAIEGIMAFFLESTFIAIMFFGWNKVSKKVHLLSTWLVAFGANISALWILVANAWMQYPAGMHFNPDTARNEMISFWEVLFSPVAINKFLHTISSGFIVGSVFVVSISAWFLLKRREIWMAKRSILMASVFGLLASIYVILTGDGSSRLIARYQPMKFAATEGLYKGQQGAPLALIAFFNSGADSSGLKDAGTTIEIPRLLSYMTYYRGDAFVPGIHDLIRGNEKQNILSAQEKINRGRIARETLREYKLAKENGDTAKANVLRTQFESREFLDQYFRYFGYSFLNNVNSIIPNVPLTFYSFRIMVGLGFYFFLLFIFILLFSLKNVMEKKKLLLWIALLTLPLPYLASMFGWVVAELGRQPWVIQDYLPTVAAVSHIDSSTVQITFWMFAAIFTALLIAEVGIMVRQIKIGPKDGGTDHAK